One Ogataea parapolymorpha DL-1 chromosome VI, whole genome shotgun sequence DNA window includes the following coding sequences:
- a CDS encoding Conserved hypothetical membrane protein, whose amino-acid sequence MSSDSDTYLAGKQRKSFWILVGRWRRHRYVKVVIPLLYLIAFIMVLNKFQSKGDYSAHESSQSFSLRSLGAIFSRKHTKPDAKNELMEENKQSQNRLLEFPYTADVTVLPNAPYKHARETSDLRATHAVYYEAIKRHLVELQHNPKAPIPEFDFHWKDWIDMHDLIPLLEQKPNCFVAGVLGSNVRTPWPGCIDAKNKDSSELNFYFDSPASDYESAYRLSLRGKTYLVEVAPLPRKLIFLAGDLAFVVKVAEKKDVVRSGLLESYIKSQMARYNYTYQEVISSPISVFDSLGEISQILGRDFVDATAQGSNKTEVSINEFEFPANKKKTKLAGAAFHHQELHYHDILLRKKDGAVSREKYDWRFFSNLIVDETDKRSTWHQLIRGWLHFSSNLGITTWLSQEALLGWHRNGLLSPWEESVHFEVPAKDMIRLAESLNGSLVIQDPKDGTGVFYLDVNPYYMERARNNNGNASPESIDLKFIDIRTGLYLEVTGLMISSDGLSIPENAMEMFVNEGDVLEDLKADRTVDGSKRKIINSGTGFFYHIDQINPLRRTLFEGRLANVPNRFISILDMLYKDIINTKEFYGHKYVDHLRLWVHSDQCNYVPTEDIELFRKGGSNFIGACHDNRIWGEYNSTKAATLFKLLEAENDYNMVLSSIDELPLLYDDYWINKREKILNLVYNIPLRK is encoded by the coding sequence ATGTCCTCTGATAGCGATACTTATCTAGCaggaaaacaaagaaaatcTTTCTGGATACTGGTGGGCCGATGGAGACGACACAGATACGTCAAGGTTGTGATTCCATTGCTGTATCTGATTGCGTTCATCATGGTTCTGAACAAGTTCCAGTCTAAGGGGGACTACAGTGCACATGAAAGCTCGCAATCGTTTTCATTACGTTCTCTTGGAGCAATTTTCAGCAGGAAACATACCAAGCCAGATGccaagaacgagctgatGGAGGAGAACAAGCAGTCTCAAAATCGGCTTCTCGAGTTCCCCTACACCGCCGATGTGACAGTGCTGCCCAACGCACCCTACAAACATGCCCGAGAAACCTCGGATCTGCGTGCGACACATGCAGTTTATTATGAGGCGATCAAGCGGCATCTCGTCGAACTTCAGCATAATCCCAAGGCGCCGATCCCAGAGTTCGATTTCCATTGGAAAGACTGGATTGACATGCACGATCTTATTCctctgctggagcagaaaccCAACTGCTTTGTTGCTGGAGTTTTAGGGTCCAACGTTAGAACTCCGTGGCCTGGCTGCATAGATGCGAAAAACAAGGACAGCAGCGAGCTGAACTTCTACTTCGACTCACCCGCATCAGACTACGAGTCTGCGTACCGCCTCAGTTTAAGGGGCAAGACCTATTTGGTTGAGGTGGCACCACTGCCGAGAAAACTGATCTTCCTTGCAGGAGATCTTGCATTTGTAGTGAAAGTGGCTGAAAAAAAGGATGTGGTGCGGTCTGGACTCCTGGAGAGCTACATCAAGTCGCAGATGGCGCGGTACAACTACACGTACCAGGAGGTGATCAGCTCACCGATTTCTGTTTTCGATTCATTAGGAGAAATTAGCCAGATTCTGGGCAGAGACTTTGTGGATGCCACAGCGCAGGGATCAAATAAAACAGAGGTCTCGATCAACGAGTTTGAATTTCCtgccaacaagaagaaaaccAAGCTTGCTGGAGCCGCATTCCACCACCAAGAACTGCATTATCATGATATTTTATTGAGAAAAAAGGACGGAGCTGTGAGCAGAGAAAAATACGATTGGcgctttttcagcaaccTCATCGTGGACGAGACCGATAAACGCAGCACATGGCACCAGCTTATCCGCGGATGGCTGCATTTCTCGTCGAATCTGGGCATCACCACCTGGCTGTCGCAGGAAGCACTCCTAGGGTGGCATAGAAACGGGCTGTTGAGTCCGTGGGAGGAGAGTGTCCATTTCGAGGTTCCTGCCAAGGACATGATCAGGCTAGCCGAGTCCTTGAACGGGTCGCTGGTGATTCAGGACCCAAAAGACGGCACAGGAGTATTTTATCTCGATGTCAATCCATACTACATGGAGCGCGCAAGAAATAATAACGGCAACGCGTCGcccgagtcgatcgacctcAAGTTCATCGATATCCGCACCGGTCTGTATCTGGAGGTTACCGGGCTGAtgatcagcagcgacgGGCTGTCAATCCCTGAGAATGCAATGGAGATGTTCGTCAACGAGGGGGATGTTCTCGAGGACCTCAAGGCCGACAGGACAGTGGACGGGTCAAAACGCAAAATCATTAATAGTGGAACCGGCTTCTTCTATCACATTGACCAGATAAATCCGCTCCGACGCACGCTGTTCGAAGGAAGACTTGCAAACGTGCCCAACCGCTTCATCTCAATTCTGGACATGCTGTACAAGGACATTATCAACACAAAAGAATTCTATGGCCACAAGTATGTGGACCATCTTCGACTGTGGGTCCACAGCGACCAGTGCAACTATGTGCCGACCGAGGACATAGAGCTGTTCAGAAAGGGTGGAAGTAATTTCATCGGAGCATGCCACGATAACAGGATCTGGGGGGAGTATAATAGCACTAAGGCCGCAACGCTATTCAAGCTCTTGGAGGCCGAAAACGACTATAATATGGTCCTGAgctcgatcgacgagctgccgTTGTTATATGACGACTATTGGATCAACAAGCGTGAGAAGATCCTCAATTTGGTGTACAACATTCCGCTTCGAAAGTAA
- a CDS encoding Riboflavin synthase, which produces MFTGIVETIGTIKEVKKVGDNDDLDIVISNASSILGDCHLGDSIAVNGTCLTVTEFTDSEFKVGVSQETLRKTNFGELSVGDKVNLERAVSGDVRYGGHMVQGHVDTVASIVGREPDGDSIQFEFELRDKEFINYIVPKGFICVDGTSLTVIDVNYEKARFKIMMVSYTQSKVIMPLKKIGDKVNIEVDVTGKLIERQIQVSLQNKESAFGKILEELVERKVREALQR; this is translated from the coding sequence ATGTTCACCGGTATCGTTGAGACCATTGGGACCATCAAGGAGGTGAAGAAGGTGGGCGACAACGACGACCTTGATATTGTCATTTCTAACGCCTCGTCAATTCTCGGCGACTGTCATTTGGGCGACTCGATCGCCGTCAATGGTACTTGTTTGACGGTCACAGAGTTCACTGATTCAGAGTTCAAGGTTGGTGTTTCGCAAGAGACTTTGCGCAAGACCAACTTTGGAGAGCTGAGTGTTGGCGATAAGGTGAATCTGGAGAGAGCAGTTTCAGGCGACGTGAGATACGGAGGCCATATGGTGCAAGGCCATGTTGATACCGTTGCCAGTATTGTTGGCAGAGAGCCAGATGGAGATAGCATCCAGTTTGAGTTTGAGTTGCGCGACAAGGAGTTTATTAACTACATTGTTCCAAAAGGATTCATCTGTGTCGATGGGACCAGTCTGACTGTGATTGATGTGAACTACGAGAAAGCCAGATTTAAAATTATGATGGTGTCTTACACACAATCCAAGGTGATCATGCCACTAAAGAAGATCGGCGATAAAGTCAATATCGAGGTCGATGTGACCGgcaagctgatcgagcGTCAGATCCAGGTCTCTTTGCAGAATAAGGAGAGCGCgtttggaaaaatattggaggagcttgtggagaGAAAAGTTAGGGAAGCATTGCAGAGATAA
- a CDS encoding Ribosome assembly protein SQT1 — translation MDSEEPEYVNLQEVEEVVEDTGAEQFHSEDEMDEDDEPLEVDLSNNSQGYFDNHQDSVFVVATHPSVPLIMTGGGDNVAYLWTSHTNPTKQVAKLEGYTESVIAGGFTADGSYLVTGDMTGKVLVHKASKKFQVWNLYGTLEDVEEITWIKVHPKQNVFAFGASDGSVWVYQIEPTLEVIFTGFSHSMECTNGMFINVDNLDELNLVTISEDGSIIGWNCFTQTQIYKIDADSGLKGVVTPWVSMEADPNGKALVVGSRDSQVVVINSETGAIQNSFRVLELQEGQDVFEISIESISWCRDPNLSLAALGLVSGDVFIFDTKTWKVRRTLKCSDAVTKLQFLENSPLLLGASMDGKVYKWDSRTGEQLYAYVGHHMGVLDFALDNSKIRLITAGDEGVSLVFAL, via the coding sequence ATGGATAGCGAAGAGCCAGAGTACGTCAACCTTCAGGAGGTTGAAGAGGTCGTCGAGGACACAGGCGCAGAACAGTTCCACAGTGAGGATGAGATGGACGAAGATGATGAGCCATTAGAGGTCGACTTGAGCAATAATTCTCAGGGTTACTTCGATAACCACCAAGATTCCGTCTTTGTGGTGGCAACGCATCCTTCTGTGCCCTTGATCATGACAGGAGGAGGCGACAATGTTGCGTATCTATGGACCTCGCACACCAATCCGACGAAACAGGTTGCCAAGCTCGAGGGATATACGGAATCTGTGATCGCCGGAGGATTCACTGCAGACGGCTCGTACCTTGTCACCGGAGACATGACAGGCAAAGTGCTAGTGCATAAGGCGTCCAAGAAGTTTCAGGTTTGGAATTTATATGGCACGTTGGAGGATGTCGAGGAGATCACGTGGATCAAGGTGCATCCTAAACAGAACGTTTTTGCATTCGGAGCAAGTGACGGCTCCGTGTGGGTCTACCAAATCGAGCCCACTTTAGAGGTGATATTTACAGGTTTTTCGCACTCAATGGAGTGCACCAATGGGATGTTCATCAACGTGGACAacctggacgagctgaatCTGGTGACCATCTCGGAGGACGGCTCTATTATCGGATGGAACTGTTTCACGCAGACACAAATTTACAAAATCGACGCTGACTCGGGACTCAAGGGGGTGGTAACTCCGTGGGTTTCGATGGAGGCCGACCCGAACGGAAAGGCGCTGGTTGTTGGCTCGAGGGACTCGCAAgtggtggtgatcaacaGCGAAACCGGTGCCATCCAAAATTCGTTCAGGGTTTTGGAGTTGCAGGAGGGCCAGGACGTTTTTGAGATTTCGATTGAGAGTATCAGCTGGTGTAGAGACCCCAACCTGTCCCTTGCTGCTCTGGGCCTTGTTTCTGGAGACGTTTTCATATTTGACACCAAAACGTGGAAGGTGAGACGCACTCTCAAATGCTCGGATGCAGTGACTAAACTGCAATTCCTCGAAAATTCACCGCTGCTTTTGGGAGCGTCTATGGACGGAAAGGTGTACAAATGGGACTCAAGAACAGGCGAGCAGCTATACGCCTACGTGGGCCACCACATGGGCGTTCTGGATTTTGCGCTTGACAACTCCAAGATTAGACTGATTACGGCAGGAGACGAGGGTGTCTCCTTGGTGTTTGCCCTATAA
- a CDS encoding Protein pleiotropic regulatory locus 1 produces the protein MTSSYREIQRLRDQLFSDSIDIPLDGAYARTIKRNELGPFPLPKHIEAKLGQRSILDKLRNQPINSSSDSALVLANNVLTKEDLTNPALVPLFDNKPHQKYHHSNWKLHKVLLGHTGQVTSVTFDPFNKYFATGSADSTIKIWNLAASRLDLTLTGHIMAVRGLVVSDRHPYMFSCSEDKTVKCWDLEKNAVIRDYHGHLSSVYTIDLHPTLDLIVTAGRDSSVRVWDIRTKVAVYTFTGHKSSVNMVKTRATNPQVISSSMDSTVKTWDLIAGKCDKTLTYHSKSVRSFALGSNDQQLVSASSDGIKKFQLPECTYLQNFEFFNTNKIEQGNTIINTLASNSDGVMFGGCDDGKFAFWDWESGEIFQQGQNVAVPGSLAGETGILCSKFDQSGLRLITGNVDKSIKIWRQMDEAV, from the coding sequence ATGACCTCATCTTATCGCGAGATACAACGTCTGCGAGACCAGTTGTTTTCAGACTCGATCGACATTCCTCTGGATGGGGCTTACGCAAGGACGATAAAGCGTAATGAGCTGGGCCCCTTTCCTCTGCCAAAACACATTGAGGCGAAGCTGGGGCAGCGGTCCATCCTGGACAAGCTTCGAAACCAGCCCATCAATTCCAGCTCAGACTCGGCTCTCGTTCTTGCAAATAACGTCCTTACCAAGGAGGATCTCACCAACCCTGCATTGGTTCCGCTTTTCGACAATAAACCGCACCAAAAATATCATCATAGCAACTGGAAATTACACAAAGTCCTGCTCGGTCACACAGGCCAGGTCACCTCTGTCACGTTTGATCCTTTCAACAAATACTTTGCCACTGGGTCTGCTGACAGCACGATCAAAATATGGAACTTGGCAGCCTCTAGGTTAGACCTCACTTTAACGGGTCATATTATGGCAGTCCGAGGATTGGTGGTTTCAGACAGACATCCGTACATGTTCAGTTGCTCAGAGGACAAAACAGTTAAGTGTTGggatctggaaaagaacGCTGTGATTAGGGATTATCATGGACATCTTAGTTCTGTCTATACTATTGACCTGCACCCAACTCTGGATTTAATCGTGACGGCTGGCCGTGACTCTAGTGTTCGAGTTTGGGATATTCGAACAAAAGTGGCTGTTTATACATTCACAGGCCACAAGTCGAGCGTCAACATGGTGAAGACACGAGCCACGAATCCCCAGGTTATCAGCTCTTCCATGGACTCTACCGTCAAAACCTGGGACCTGATTGCGGGAAAATGCGACAAAACATTGACATATCATTCCAAATCTGTGCGCTCATTTGCTCTTGGATCTAACGATCAGCAGTTGGTCTCTGCCTCATCCGATGGAATCAAAAAGTTCCAGCTACCAGAGTGCACTTATTTGCAAAATTTCGAGTttttcaacaccaacaaAATAGAGCAGGGAAACACAATCATCAACACACTAGCTTCCAACTCTGACGGGGTCATGTTTGGAGGCTGTGATGACGGCAAGTTTGCTTTTTGGGATTGGGAATCGGGCGAAATTTTCCAACAGGGGCAGAACGTCGCCGTGCCAGGATCGCtggctggagaaacaggtATTTTGTGCTCCAAGTTCGACCAGAGTGGTCTGCGGTTGATAACCGGAAACGTCGACAAGAGCATCAAAATATGGAGACAGATGGATGAGGCTGTCTGA
- a CDS encoding Autophagy-related protein 3, translated as MTGLYLRSTFSSLREYLTPISHKSTFTDTGEITPEEFVAAGDYLVYKFPTWQWSPAPESKKRDFLPNDKQFLVTRHVPSYVRAADYEHTEKEAEMMEEEDGWTSTNVESVAPQRCDTEAERRHSIKYIEMTESGASSPEERVAQHEGSGKHEINDIDELIDETAEESDLANDAGQGGIINDPKKRNYDLYITYSTSYRVPKMYLVGFNSNGVPLSPNEMFEDIASDYRQKTVTIEKAPFLSNTTSVSIHPCRHANVMRVLMKRAAHAAQAKKIRDQDLVTGVAKLGLADGKNADEEDDWENVEQGEEGIIRVDQYLVIFLKFIASVTPGIEYDYTMDAF; from the coding sequence ATGACAGGTCTATACCTCAGATCCACTTTCAGCTCTCTAAGGGAATATTTGACGCCAATCAGCCACAAGTCCACGTTTACGGACACGGGGGAGATTACTCCTGAGGAGTTTGTTGCTGCAGGCGACTATCTTGTTTACAAGTTCCCCACATGGCAATGGTCACCTGCACCAGAGTCTAAGAAGCGCGATTTCCTCCCAAACGACAAACAGTTTTTAGTGACGCGGCATGTTCCTTCTTATGTCAGGGCAGCAGACTACGAGCACACGGAGAAAGAGGCCGAGATGatggaagaagaagacggGTGGACCAGCACCAATGTGGAGAGTGTGGCTCCTCAGCGGTGCGACACAGAGGCCGAGCGGCGACATTCAATTAAGTACATCGAGATGACTGAAAGTGGCGCGTCTTCACCAGAAGAAAGGGTTGCACAGCATGAGGGTTCTGGAAAGCACGAAATAAATGACATTGATGAACTTATCGACGAGACAGCGGAGGAAAGTGACCTTGCGAACGATGCAGGACAGGGCGGCATCATCAACGACCCAAAGAAACGAAACTACGATCTCTACATCACCTACTCGACGTCTTATCGGGTTCCTAAAATGTATTTAGTTGGTTTCAACTCGAATGGTGTGCCATTATCACCAAACGAGATGTTTGAAGACATTGCCAGCGACTACAGACAGAAAACTGTGACGATTGAGAAAGCACCATTTTTGTCCAATACCACTTCCGTGTCAATCCATCCTTGTCGTCACGCTAACGTGATGAGGGTTTTGATGAAGCGTGCTGCACATGCTGCGCAGGCGAAAAAGATAAGGGACCAGGATCTGGTGACGGGGGTGGCCAAGCTTGGTCTTGCAGACGGCAAGAATGCCGACGAAGAAGATGATTGGGAAAACGTTGAGCAAGGGGAGGAAGGCATTATTCGCGTGGACCAGTACTTGGTGATTTTCCTGAAGTTCATTGCTAGTGTAACACCTGGAATTGAGTACGACTATACCATGGATGCATTTTGA
- a CDS encoding Pyrroline-5-carboxylate reductase, whose translation MPLENYTLTILGCGTMGTAVLAAMLQTKFEPYPAKIICCTNSEKSALKLKETYGDKIEVSFGAANNAKAVGQAEILMLGCKPFLCEQVYDQVKSHLPGDQLVISLLAGWSIDQLRMWSPKAGKIARVMTNTPAKFGCGVAVVSFSDECLPHEDFVLKIVGGVGTAIKLPERNQDAATALVGSGVAFSLLFMEALTEGGIRMGIPAAIAQECAAKVMEGTAKMVKETGQHPGALKLAACTPGGCTIGGLLVMEDKGVRSGVSRAVEEATNIASQLGKK comes from the coding sequence ATGCCGTTGGAAAATTATACTCTCACTATTCTTGGTTGCGGAACAATGGGGACAGCTGTGCTGGCTGCTATGCTCCAAACCAAGTTCGAACCCTACCCAGCCAAAATTATCTGCTGCACTAACTCTGAGAAGTCCGCCCTTAAGCTGAAAGAAACCTATGGGGACAAGATTGAAGTCTCTTTCGGTGCTGCAAACAATGCCAAGGCCGTCGGGCAAGCCGAGATCCTCATGCTGGGATGTAAGCCTTTCCTCTGTGAACAGGTGTACGACCAAGTCAAATCCCATCTACCAGGAGACCAGCTTGTGATTTCTCTACTAGCTGGCTGGTCAATCGATCAATTGAGAATGTGGTCACCTAAAGCCGGAAAAATTGCTCGTGTGATGACTAACACTCCTGCTAAGTTTGGCTGTGGTGTGGCCGTGGTGTCGTTTTCCGACGAGTGTCTTCCTCACGAGGATTTCGTGCTGAAGATTGTCGGCGGAGTTGGAACCGCCATTAAGCTTCCCGAAAGAAACCAAGACGCTGCTACCGCATTAGTTGGATCGGGTGTGGCGTTTTCTCTGCTATTCATGGAAGCTCTGACGGAAGGAGGAATTAGAATGGGTATTCCGGCTGCTATTGCCCAAGAATGTGCTGCTAAAGTGATGGAAGGTACTGCAAAGATGGTCAAAGAAACTGGCCAGCATCCAGGCGCCTTGAAGCTTGCTGCTTGTACGCCTGGTGGCTGTACCATTGGCGGCTTGTTGGTGATGGAAGATAAGGGAGTCAGGAGCGGTGTGAGTCGTGCGGTCGAGGAGGCCACCAACATTGCCTCTCAATTGGGTAAAAAATAA
- a CDS encoding Conserved hypothetical membrane protein → MAILSSNLVNSIRVAFYAFVSYLLLTDPKSVLEYEGLIILASSMNMPLLLTTEGSSIYGALALLLFMTALSDLVPLLDGNHGYFEATIPTRLLVHFALVFYSYMGGNPIISNSLIFGYCFMEIWFSVLIFSSLREEKVERAKNEQKRALELKDKYERGELNEEEEEKLTKDLQEIEMKKIMREFEDK, encoded by the coding sequence ATGGCGATTCTGTCTTCTAACCTCGTGAATTCTATCAGAGTCGCATTCTATGCATTTGTGTCATATCTCTTGCTCACAGATCCCAAGTCCGTGCTCGAGTACGAAGGGTTAATTATCCTTGCCTCGTCCATGAATATGCCCCTTTTGTTAACGACAGAAGGGTCTTCTATCTACGGGGCCCTGGCATTGCTCTTGTTTATGACCGCGCTGAGCGACTTGGTGCCTCTTCTGGATGGGAACCACGGTTATTTTGAGGCCACTATCCCAACGAGACTTCTTGTCCACTTCGCTCTGGTGTTCTACTCATACATGGGAGGAAACCCAATCATTTCCAATTCGTTGATCTTTGGCTACTGCTTTATGGAGATCTGGTTTTCTgtcttgattttcagctcgttgagGGAGGAAAAAGTGGAAAGAGCCAAAAATGAGCAAAAGAGGGCTTTGGAGTTAAAAGATAAGTACGAAAGAGGCGAGCTCaatgaggaagaggaggaaaaactcACCAAAGACCTTCAGGAGATtgaaatgaagaagattATGAGGGAGTTTGAAGACAAATAG
- a CDS encoding Histone demethylase JHD2 translates to MIQTQEAPTLYPSEEEFSDPIRYLNTKEIISIGEQYGILKIKPPRGWHPPFALNPDTFKFHTRLQTLSELSLTNRSRLFWLNGFNNYLRMKGKEQLETGYASLKRPIGEHHDSTVTKKEVHLYDLYVENEASFYKGKFEDETLYQDFVEYLRFLKNKGQETPARTSVSCQMRDLFKKKKSNACEKCGKLDEPDTILICDDCNRNFHMRCLNPILKEVPDTDWFCDDCLKGSSAEYGFEEDFESIYTIREFARECDDLKRRYCNEMFDGNMNPSVDAIESVFWRLVDTQDEEEEDFEVRYGADIHNDGPGEISAFPTRSHPFKEEYNKYLDHPFNLTNLPFAKGSLLSYIKENRDQISGMTIPWLYIGSMFSTFCWHKEDHYTLSANYCHMGATKKWYGIPAAACEMFESVFHDLCPDYFSKQPDLLHQLVTLLSPDRIAELVRQKFGRKIRIFSVDQKPNEFVITFPKVYHAGFNCGFNVNEAVNFTMPYWLRYGKQAIDEYKPVKKENVFNHFKLLRNILDDLRAKQGVQDVWWTDFEISSISSMINTAFVDYLTAVRNYKAKISSTDIKSLLDGLEVVDYPKYLESHMEDRLSRRADRMFGRKGTMSTEEEADEIICMNCKAYPNFKWLELDMLKKVQLDIDKYTKSQESLLPTPNHTPKQDQAPKFFREEDGVIIILDDDDESGAKRRSTKSDEEAPVRKSRRLARKSESPASQPIDEAKLEYEANLSLLRRIKRRRKQFPNYGKVYMCLNCLEQRLDDFERGQLKHCGAVFLENEVGELENYFTDQLGAEVEI, encoded by the coding sequence ATGATACAGACACAGGAAGCTCCGACGTTGTACCCATCGGAGGAAGAGTTCTCCGATCCAATCAGATACCTAAATACCAAAGAAATTATCAGTATTGGTGAACAATATGGAATCCTCAAGATCAAACCTCCCAGAGGTTGGCATCCTCCTTTTGCTCTGAATCCCGACACTTTCAAATTCCATACCCGGTTGCAGACTCTCAGCGAGCTGAGTCTGACGAATCGGTCGAGGCTCTTCTGGCTTAACGGATTTAACAATTATCTTAGGATGAAGGGGAAAGAACAGCTTGAAACCGGTTATGCTAGCCTGAAGAGGCCTATAGGAGAGCATCATGATTCTACAGTGACCAAAAAAGAAGTCCATTTATACGACTTGTACGTCGAAAACGAAGCTTCTTTTTATAAGGGGAAATTCGAGGATGAAACCCTGTACCAGGATTTTGTGGAGTATCTCCGTTTTCTGAAGAACAAGGGACAAGAGACACCTGCCAGAACAAGCGTCAGCTGTCAGATGAGGGATCTattcaagaagaagaaaagcaaCGCTTGCGAAAAGTGCGGCAAGCTGGATGAGCCGGATACGATTCTCATTTGCGATGACTGCAACAGGAATTTCCACATGAGATGTTTAAACccaattttgaaagaagTCCCCGATACCGACTGGTTTTGTGACGACTGTTTGAAAGGCTCCTCTGCTGAATACGGATTTGAAGAGGATTTTGAGTCCATATACACCATTCGAGAGTTCGCCCGTGAATGCGACGACCTCAAGAGACGATATTGCAACGAAATGTTCGATGGAAATATGAATCCCTCAGTGGATGCGATTGAGAGTGTGTTTTGGAGACTTGTCGATACGCAagatgaagaggaggaagatttTGAGGTCCGATATGGCGCCGATATCCACAACGATGGGCCTGGTGAAATTTCTGCTTTTCCAACCAGATCGCATCCATTCAAAGAGGAATATAACAAGTATCTTGATCATCCATTCAATTTGACAAACCTGCCTTTCGCCAAGGGCTCGCTTCTCAGTTATATCAAAGAGAACCGCGATCAGATATCGGGAATGACTATTCCCTGGCTGTACATCGGCTCCATGTTTTCGACGTTCTGCTGGCACAAAGAAGACCATTACACGCTGAGCGCCAACTACTGCCATATGGGTGCCACAAAGAAATGGTACGGTATTCCCGCTGCCGCTTGCGAGATGTTCGAGAGTGTGTTTCACGACCTTTGTCCGGACTATTTTTCGAAACAGCCAGACTTACTACACCAGTTGGTGACGCTGTTATCACCGGATCGCATTGCAGAATTGGTGAGACAGAAATTTGGCCGAAAGATCCGCATCTTTTCTGTCGACCAAAAGCCcaacgagtttgtgatcaCTTTCCCGAAGGTTTACCACGCGGGCTTTAATTGTGGTTTCAATGTGAACGAGGCAGTCAACTTTACTATGCCGTACTGGTTACGCTACGGAAAGCAGGCCATCGATGAATACAAGCCAGTGAAAAAGGAAAATGTGTTCAATCATTTCAAGTTATTGCGCAATATTTTGGATGATCTACGGGCTAAGCAAGGTGTGCAAGATGTTTGGTGGACGGACTTTGAGATTTCCAGTATCTCCTCCATGATAAATACAGCTTTTGTCGATTATCTGACGGCGGTACGTAATTACAAAGCCAAGATCTCCAGCACAGATATTAAGTCTCTTCTCGATGGCTTGGAAGTTGTTGATTACCCAAAGTACCTAGAATCACATATGGAAGACCGTCTTTCTCGCCGAGCAGACAGAATGTTTGGCCGCAAGGGAACAATGAGCACCGAAGAGGAAGCCGATGAGATTATTTGCATGAACTGCAAGGCATACCCAAATTTCAAATGGCTTGAGTTGGACATGCTGAAGAAAGTACAGTTGGATATTGACAAGTACACCAAATCCCAGGAGTCGCTTTTGCCAACACCAAATCATACCCCTAAGCAGGATCAAGCGCCtaaatttttcagagaaGAAGATGGGGTGATCATCATcttggacgacgacgacgagtcaGGGGCGAAACGGCGTTCAACTAAATCGGACGAAGAAGCTCCTGTGCGGAAATCGAGGAGATTAGCCAGAAAGAGTGAGTCGCCTGCTTCCCAGCCAATTGACGAAGCAAAGCTGGAGTACGAAGCCAATCTCAGTCTTTTGAGACGCAtaaagagaagaaggaagCAGTTTCCAAACTATGGCAAGGTCTACATGTGTCTGAATTGTCTCGAACAACGTCTAGACGACTTCGAGCGTGGGCAA